A single region of the Rhodohalobacter sp. 614A genome encodes:
- a CDS encoding kynureninase/PvdN C-terminal domain-containing protein, whose product MQEFDGLAKSLQPHYSQFNVANRLLFTGHSHQAWPDAAFEGMQEYMRVVAEQVGNKWNFGFEKTEIMRDYLRNYYDDPHGRYCREQNTHVLLVSWLSSLDLKNKPKIITTTGEFHSMYRQLRRLEEEGLEIVYLPHENDEKLLETVRQNLDERTAAVMLSRVYFRTSEINTRISEISDAAKQAEVPILIDDYHGTNVVPLSLQEKNMEHVYLLVGGYKYMQWGEGNCFLRFPENCEFRPVITGWFSAFKQLDHTRDNQPVSFDDGDQKFATATYDPISQFRSAAVTQFFQKQGLTPEVLRNQYSSQLKYLRELFDEQNFEGSEIEHANTRPVEESGGFLALRSENARKLQAMLLEKNIFTDARDDILRIGPAPYTTSEQCEKVIDALFECIKQKN is encoded by the coding sequence ATGCAGGAATTTGATGGTTTAGCGAAATCACTTCAGCCGCATTATTCTCAGTTTAATGTAGCCAACCGGTTGCTGTTTACCGGTCACTCGCACCAGGCCTGGCCGGATGCGGCGTTTGAAGGGATGCAGGAATATATGCGGGTTGTAGCGGAACAAGTTGGCAATAAATGGAATTTCGGTTTCGAAAAAACGGAGATCATGCGTGACTACCTGCGTAATTATTATGATGATCCCCACGGAAGGTACTGCCGTGAGCAGAATACTCACGTGCTGTTGGTTTCCTGGCTTTCCTCGCTGGACTTAAAGAACAAACCAAAAATCATCACCACAACCGGCGAGTTTCATTCCATGTATCGTCAGCTTCGCCGGCTGGAAGAGGAAGGATTGGAAATTGTGTATCTGCCTCATGAAAATGATGAAAAATTGCTGGAAACCGTCCGCCAAAACCTGGATGAGCGAACCGCTGCCGTGATGCTCTCTCGTGTTTATTTTAGAACATCAGAAATCAATACCAGGATTTCCGAAATTTCTGACGCAGCAAAACAAGCGGAGGTGCCCATTCTGATTGATGATTATCACGGCACGAACGTTGTTCCGCTCTCACTTCAGGAAAAAAATATGGAGCATGTGTATCTGCTTGTCGGCGGATATAAATATATGCAGTGGGGCGAAGGAAATTGCTTTTTGCGCTTTCCGGAGAATTGTGAATTTAGGCCCGTCATTACCGGATGGTTTTCTGCGTTTAAGCAGTTGGATCATACAAGAGATAATCAGCCCGTTTCGTTTGATGATGGTGACCAGAAGTTTGCCACCGCAACTTACGATCCGATTTCCCAATTTCGTTCGGCCGCTGTCACGCAGTTTTTCCAAAAACAGGGACTCACGCCTGAGGTTCTTAGAAATCAGTATTCATCGCAACTAAAATATCTCCGGGAATTGTTCGATGAGCAAAATTTTGAGGGATCAGAAATTGAACATGCAAATACAAGACCGGTGGAAGAATCCGGAGGATTTTTGGCATTGCGATCAGAGAATGCAAGAAAACTGCAAGCGATGTTATTAGAGAAAAATATTTTCACTGATGCACGGGATGATATCTTGCGAATTGGTCCGGCTCCGTATACAACGTCGGAGCAGTGTGAGAAGGTGATAGATGCACTTTTTGAGTGTATAAAACAGAAAAACTGA
- the recA gene encoding recombinase RecA, giving the protein MASSKDDRKKAIDIAIGQIEKQHGKGTIMRLGDHTENDVPTISTGSIMVDYALGVKGIPRGRITEIYGPEASGKTTLALQVIAQAQKAGGYAAFVDAEHAFDPKYARNLGINTDELLVSQPDSGEQALEITETLIRSGALDVIVVDSVAALVPRAELEGEMGDSHMGLQARLMSQALRKITGVVSKTRTACVFINQVREKIGVMFGNPETTTGGRALKFYSSVRIDIRRIGSIKKGDEVMGNRTKVKIAKNKVAPPFKVVEFNILYGQGISRISEVLDLAVEYDIIEKRGSWYRYDGEPIGQGTDAAMQFLEEDEELCNKIEKTVREKLMPSEQKEEAKDEEKKEKEPAEQDE; this is encoded by the coding sequence ATGGCATCATCCAAAGACGACAGAAAAAAGGCAATTGATATTGCCATCGGGCAAATCGAGAAACAGCATGGAAAGGGAACCATCATGCGTTTGGGAGATCACACAGAAAACGATGTCCCCACTATTTCTACCGGTTCCATCATGGTGGATTATGCCCTGGGAGTCAAAGGAATTCCAAGAGGGAGAATCACAGAAATTTATGGCCCTGAAGCAAGTGGTAAAACCACCCTTGCCTTGCAGGTGATTGCACAAGCGCAGAAAGCCGGCGGATATGCCGCTTTTGTGGATGCCGAGCACGCTTTTGATCCCAAGTACGCCCGAAATCTTGGAATCAATACCGATGAACTTTTGGTTTCACAACCCGACAGCGGAGAACAGGCTCTTGAGATTACCGAAACATTGATTCGTTCCGGCGCGCTTGATGTGATTGTTGTTGACTCTGTGGCCGCCCTGGTCCCCCGCGCAGAACTCGAAGGCGAAATGGGCGATTCCCACATGGGGCTCCAGGCCCGGTTAATGTCACAGGCATTGAGAAAAATCACCGGTGTTGTGAGCAAAACACGTACGGCATGTGTTTTCATTAACCAGGTTCGTGAAAAAATTGGTGTCATGTTTGGAAACCCGGAAACGACAACCGGTGGACGCGCACTGAAGTTCTATTCCTCTGTTCGAATTGATATCCGAAGAATCGGCTCCATCAAAAAAGGAGATGAAGTGATGGGGAACCGAACCAAAGTAAAAATTGCCAAGAACAAAGTGGCTCCTCCATTCAAAGTTGTAGAGTTCAATATTCTCTACGGACAAGGTATTTCGCGAATCTCGGAAGTATTGGATCTTGCCGTTGAGTACGACATCATTGAAAAACGCGGAAGCTGGTATAGATACGATGGAGAACCTATTGGCCAGGGAACCGATGCGGCGATGCAATTCCTTGAAGAAGACGAGGAACTTTGCAACAAGATTGAAAAAACGGTCCGTGAAAAACTGATGCCATCGGAACAAAAAGAAGAAGCGAAGGACGAAGAGAAGAAAGAGAAAGAACCGGCCGAGCAGGATGAATAA
- a CDS encoding regulatory protein RecX, with protein sequence MNKIERASENADSDSIERKLPLPVTKITVQKKNQDRYSLFHDKLFLIGISRKTRNDFSIEEGVELTPSLYRQLNDAEDLVAIRDACFRYLSRRDHSSFELKQKVGKKGFKTSDIEQVIQNLSDSGYLDDETFAAKFVEEKTELNQWGPKKIKSHLYKKGIDRKIIDKVLTHKTDDLQLQQICVDLVMKRKRHFLRENDDYKRKQKIYRYLAGRGFSGSVIKKSLPRITEKLHA encoded by the coding sequence ATGAATAAAATAGAACGGGCTTCAGAAAATGCGGATTCAGATTCTATTGAAAGGAAACTGCCGCTGCCCGTTACAAAAATCACGGTTCAAAAAAAGAATCAGGACCGGTATTCGCTGTTCCATGACAAACTGTTTCTGATTGGAATTAGTCGCAAAACCCGGAATGATTTTTCCATCGAAGAAGGCGTCGAATTGACGCCTTCTTTGTATCGCCAATTGAATGATGCGGAAGACCTCGTAGCCATTCGAGACGCCTGTTTTCGATATTTATCAAGAAGAGACCACTCTTCCTTTGAGCTCAAACAAAAGGTTGGAAAAAAGGGATTTAAAACGAGTGATATTGAACAGGTTATCCAGAACCTATCCGATAGCGGATATCTGGATGATGAGACATTTGCAGCAAAATTTGTTGAGGAAAAGACTGAATTAAATCAGTGGGGACCAAAGAAAATCAAGTCTCATCTTTATAAAAAAGGCATTGACCGGAAAATTATTGATAAAGTTCTTACCCACAAAACTGATGATTTACAGCTACAACAGATTTGTGTAGATTTAGTAATGAAACGGAAGCGTCATTTTTTGAGAGAAAATGACGATTATAAAAGAAAGCAAAAGATTTACCGTTACCTTGCAGGACGCGGATTTTCAGGTTCTGTAATAAAAAAATCATTACCTCGCATTACCGAAAAACTACATGCTTAG
- a CDS encoding AI-2E family transporter, giving the protein MLRNLTLEKVVKSILFTAGVLIIGLILYNYSSLAIYAIIALIFSYLLEPLVNRMQAAGIPRTLSIIVTLTTVLLIVIWISTSIIPIVANRMAILTRQLQSENLIVIAQQVETHLRNYFDFIPPGYLEQNVAGFIDDIFNFGRVSNVVGNVIAIFTNLFAAFLVIPFATFFFLKDGYKIRRDLMTLIPNKYFETTLSLIDKIESRLGYYFRSVLLQCSLVGVASWLALSIAGLNNAATVGIIIGVANTIPYFGPVMGYVISILVSIIETGDFTLVIPCILAVMFAQILDNIILQPLIFSKSADMHPVAILFIILIGAQTAGVLGMLVAIPIATIVKITVNQIIWSFNNYQVFKKNRRSLEQIVPKSDVSEIQP; this is encoded by the coding sequence ATGCTTAGAAATCTCACATTAGAAAAGGTTGTAAAATCCATCCTCTTTACAGCGGGTGTTTTGATTATTGGGCTGATTTTGTACAACTACAGCAGCCTGGCGATATACGCAATCATTGCACTTATTTTTAGTTATCTGCTTGAACCCTTGGTTAATAGAATGCAGGCTGCCGGTATCCCCCGAACGCTTTCTATTATCGTTACACTTACCACCGTACTTCTTATTGTAATTTGGATTTCAACCAGCATTATTCCCATTGTAGCGAATAGAATGGCAATTCTGACGAGACAACTTCAAAGTGAAAACCTGATTGTAATTGCCCAACAGGTAGAAACTCATCTCAGAAATTATTTCGATTTCATTCCTCCCGGATATCTTGAACAGAATGTTGCCGGCTTTATCGATGACATTTTTAATTTTGGACGGGTATCAAATGTAGTGGGTAATGTGATAGCTATTTTCACAAATCTCTTCGCCGCATTTCTGGTAATTCCATTTGCTACTTTTTTCTTTTTGAAAGACGGTTATAAAATCCGGCGAGATTTAATGACCCTCATCCCAAATAAATATTTTGAAACTACGCTGAGTTTGATTGACAAAATTGAGAGTCGCCTCGGCTATTATTTCAGGAGTGTGTTATTACAGTGTAGCCTTGTTGGAGTAGCATCGTGGCTGGCACTGAGCATTGCCGGACTGAACAATGCAGCCACGGTTGGAATCATCATCGGTGTGGCAAACACCATTCCCTATTTTGGCCCTGTGATGGGTTACGTGATTTCGATCCTTGTTTCCATCATCGAAACGGGTGATTTTACACTGGTAATTCCATGTATTCTGGCTGTAATGTTTGCCCAAATTTTGGATAACATCATCCTTCAGCCCCTTATCTTTTCAAAATCGGCAGATATGCACCCGGTGGCTATCCTGTTTATCATTTTGATTGGAGCCCAAACGGCCGGAGTTCTGGGAATGCTTGTAGCCATTCCTATTGCCACCATTGTAAAAATTACCGTAAACCAGATTATTTGGTCCTTTAATAATTACCAAGTGTTCAAGAAAAACAGGCGATCACTCGAACAGATTGTTCCGAAATCGGATGTATCGGAGATTCAGCCCTGA
- a CDS encoding phospholipase D-like domain-containing protein gives MPKESNQYKNVLENALGIPFSRNNNIDVLVNGDEIFPAMLHAIEQAERQIDFLTFVYWSGDVAVKFAKALARKAEQGVKVRVILDCYGAHFMPPELPKLMEKKGVDLKWFRPLARWKIWKTDNRTHRKVLICDKEVAFTGGVGIAKEWEGDARNPSEWRDTHFRIRGEAVSGLQAAFMENWIETMGFLPIDPDWENDHVLPSSDGKGDTLIQCLRTAASVRWSDIIMLYQTLIRVAQKNIYITTAYFNPNSNIIQLLTEAVERGVEVNIMMPGKYIDKQVARLAGEDAFDSLLEGGVKLWYYQKTMLHSKVITIDDKVSCIGSANFNHRSMLKDDEVNMVVIDDDLATLLNTHFESDLEFCERIDGHRWNGRPVWKKSLERITNLFKQQI, from the coding sequence TTGCCTAAAGAAAGTAATCAATACAAAAATGTTTTAGAGAATGCCCTCGGTATTCCTTTTAGCAGAAACAATAATATTGATGTATTGGTTAACGGAGACGAGATTTTTCCCGCAATGCTTCATGCCATTGAGCAGGCCGAAAGACAAATTGATTTTTTGACATTTGTCTATTGGTCAGGAGATGTGGCTGTGAAATTTGCAAAAGCTCTTGCACGAAAAGCAGAACAAGGTGTAAAAGTGAGGGTTATTCTCGATTGCTATGGCGCTCACTTCATGCCCCCTGAACTTCCTAAGCTGATGGAAAAAAAAGGGGTTGATCTGAAATGGTTTCGTCCTCTGGCCCGGTGGAAAATCTGGAAAACGGATAACCGTACCCATCGTAAAGTACTAATCTGTGACAAAGAAGTCGCTTTTACGGGCGGAGTGGGAATTGCCAAAGAGTGGGAAGGCGATGCGAGGAACCCATCTGAATGGAGGGATACTCATTTCAGAATCAGGGGAGAAGCAGTAAGCGGCCTGCAGGCTGCTTTTATGGAGAACTGGATTGAAACGATGGGATTTCTCCCAATCGATCCTGATTGGGAGAATGATCATGTGTTGCCATCCTCCGATGGAAAAGGTGATACGCTTATCCAGTGTTTACGTACAGCTGCATCTGTCCGGTGGAGTGATATTATTATGCTTTATCAAACCCTGATACGAGTTGCTCAAAAGAATATTTACATCACTACAGCCTATTTCAATCCAAATTCGAATATTATCCAACTGCTAACGGAAGCTGTTGAGCGGGGAGTTGAAGTAAATATCATGATGCCTGGTAAATACATCGATAAACAAGTAGCCAGGCTGGCGGGCGAAGATGCTTTCGATAGCCTTCTTGAAGGAGGTGTAAAACTTTGGTATTACCAGAAAACCATGCTTCACTCCAAAGTTATCACCATCGATGATAAAGTAAGCTGTATTGGTTCGGCCAATTTTAATCACCGTTCAATGTTGAAAGACGATGAAGTGAATATGGTAGTGATTGATGACGATCTGGCCACTCTTCTTAACACCCATTTCGAAAGTGATCTTGAATTTTGTGAGAGAATTGACGGACACCGATGGAATGGCAGGCCGGTTTGGAAAAAATCCCTTGAGAGAATTACTAATCTCTTTAAACAGCAAATTTAA
- a CDS encoding DUF1328 family protein, protein MLRWSITFLIIAIIAAIFGFGGLAGAAAGIAEILFYLFLVLFVISLIFGRRTRV, encoded by the coding sequence ATGTTAAGATGGAGCATTACTTTTTTGATTATCGCAATTATTGCAGCCATTTTTGGATTTGGCGGACTGGCAGGCGCCGCAGCAGGTATTGCTGAAATTTTGTTTTACCTGTTCCTTGTGTTGTTTGTCATTTCATTAATTTTTGGCAGAAGAACCAGAGTTTGA
- a CDS encoding GNAT family N-acetyltransferase yields MIRNVKTSDAEQICAIYNNYITRTQVTFEEEPLAVGDIISRINSVTQNYPWLVYEEDETVLGYTYANQWKERSAYRNTVETGIYLDSDLLGKGIGSELKAVMIDELKARGFHSVISGIALPNPASIAMCEKFGFKKIAHFKEVGYKFGEWIDVAYWQLILDENS; encoded by the coding sequence ATGATCAGAAATGTCAAAACCTCAGATGCAGAACAAATCTGTGCCATTTACAACAATTATATAACCCGTACGCAGGTAACATTTGAGGAGGAACCGCTCGCTGTTGGCGATATTATTTCCAGGATAAATTCAGTCACTCAAAATTATCCCTGGCTTGTTTATGAAGAAGATGAAACGGTACTTGGATATACATATGCAAATCAATGGAAAGAGAGGTCGGCGTATCGAAATACTGTAGAGACAGGAATTTATCTTGATTCAGATCTTCTGGGAAAAGGCATTGGCTCAGAATTAAAAGCCGTAATGATTGATGAGCTAAAAGCACGGGGCTTTCATTCTGTGATTTCCGGTATCGCCTTGCCGAATCCGGCCAGCATTGCTATGTGTGAAAAATTTGGGTTCAAAAAAATAGCACACTTCAAAGAGGTTGGATACAAATTTGGCGAATGGATTGATGTAGCATATTGGCAACTGATTTTAGATGAAAATTCATAG
- the purN gene encoding phosphoribosylglycinamide formyltransferase encodes MKKLVIFASGSGTNMQAIIDEIEGERIQAEIVGLITNKNHIQAIERAKKFSIPVCVITETDEKVYASTLEKQLSEWRPDLIVLAGFLKKIPDSIIRTHKNKIINIHPALLPKYGGKGFYGINVHKAVLESGDKETGCTVHFVNEEYDKGPIISQAKVRVFPSDTPEILAKRVLKAEHELLPSVIKKLINQK; translated from the coding sequence GTGAAAAAACTGGTTATTTTTGCGTCCGGGTCGGGCACAAACATGCAGGCTATTATTGATGAGATTGAAGGAGAACGCATACAGGCGGAAATTGTCGGGCTCATCACAAATAAGAATCACATTCAAGCCATCGAACGGGCAAAAAAATTTAGCATTCCGGTTTGTGTTATTACAGAAACGGATGAAAAAGTCTATGCCTCAACACTTGAAAAACAACTCTCGGAATGGCGGCCAGACTTGATTGTACTTGCAGGATTTTTAAAAAAGATACCTGATTCAATCATCAGAACGCACAAAAACAAAATCATCAATATCCATCCGGCTCTGTTACCAAAATATGGCGGAAAAGGATTTTACGGAATCAATGTTCACAAAGCTGTTTTGGAATCCGGCGACAAGGAAACCGGTTGCACCGTTCATTTCGTGAATGAAGAGTACGACAAAGGCCCGATCATAAGCCAGGCTAAAGTAAGAGTTTTTCCTTCGGATACACCGGAAATTTTAGCAAAACGTGTTTTAAAAGCGGAACATGAATTGCTTCCTTCAGTCATAAAAAAACTAATTAATCAAAAATAA
- the purH gene encoding bifunctional phosphoribosylaminoimidazolecarboxamide formyltransferase/IMP cyclohydrolase, translated as MSLQPLSSLPQNSLKIKRALLSVSDKTGIAELAKALHEAGVEIVSTGGTAKAIREKDIPVTDVSDITDFPECLDGRVKTLHPKIHGGILARTSHQPDNDEIDELGISPFELVVVNLYPFKDVVKDGDITPAVATENIDIGGPTMVRAAAKNFAHVCILTNPDQYESFQSELSSNNQIQYSTRLKLARKAFEHTADYDAAISRYFNQLDEQDLPDQLNISIPKFAGLRYGENPHQKASVYGEQGQFIDCFHGKELSYNNYLDIDSALRLMADFKDEDPTVAIFKHTVPCGISTKSNLNEAYNRAFATDKVSPFGGIVIVNRPLDMETAESIDSIFTEIILAPDYEDGVADFLKEKKNRRLIKVLKFPGSNDDFSVRSIIGGALYQQADNKVITADDLEVVTERKPSEKEISDLLFGWKVVKHVKSNAIVYAKDQATCGIGTGQTSRVESSVIAVRKAMNEDLSLKGSIIASDAFFPFADGVIAAAQSGATAVIQPGGSVRDKEVIHAANKYKMAMVFTGIRHFKH; from the coding sequence GTGTCTCTACAACCTCTCTCTTCTTTGCCCCAGAATTCTTTAAAAATTAAACGTGCCCTGCTTTCTGTTTCCGATAAAACAGGTATTGCAGAATTGGCAAAAGCACTACACGAAGCCGGTGTGGAAATTGTAAGTACGGGTGGAACTGCTAAAGCCATTCGTGAAAAAGATATTCCGGTAACGGATGTAAGCGACATCACTGATTTTCCCGAATGCCTTGATGGGCGCGTGAAAACATTGCACCCGAAAATTCACGGCGGCATTTTGGCGAGAACAAGCCACCAGCCTGATAATGACGAGATTGACGAACTTGGTATTTCGCCTTTTGAATTGGTTGTTGTAAATCTCTATCCATTTAAAGACGTTGTAAAAGATGGAGATATCACCCCTGCGGTTGCAACCGAAAATATTGATATCGGCGGCCCTACCATGGTACGTGCGGCGGCAAAAAACTTTGCTCATGTTTGTATTCTGACCAACCCGGATCAATATGAGTCTTTTCAATCCGAACTTTCATCCAATAATCAGATTCAGTATTCAACACGATTAAAGCTTGCCCGCAAGGCATTTGAACATACAGCTGATTATGACGCAGCCATCAGCCGGTATTTCAATCAGCTTGATGAGCAGGATTTGCCCGATCAGCTGAATATTTCTATCCCGAAATTTGCAGGCTTGCGATATGGAGAAAATCCACATCAAAAAGCCTCTGTTTATGGAGAGCAAGGCCAGTTTATCGACTGTTTTCACGGCAAAGAGCTCAGCTACAACAACTATCTCGACATTGACAGCGCCCTTCGTTTAATGGCAGATTTCAAAGATGAAGATCCCACAGTTGCCATTTTTAAGCACACGGTTCCATGTGGAATCTCTACAAAATCGAATTTAAATGAAGCCTATAACCGAGCATTTGCTACAGACAAGGTTTCTCCATTTGGCGGAATTGTGATTGTAAATCGTCCGTTAGACATGGAAACGGCCGAATCAATTGATTCCATTTTTACGGAAATCATCTTAGCACCTGATTATGAAGATGGAGTTGCAGACTTTTTAAAGGAGAAGAAGAACCGACGTTTGATAAAAGTGCTTAAATTCCCCGGCAGCAATGACGATTTTTCTGTTCGGTCCATCATCGGCGGAGCGCTTTACCAACAGGCAGACAACAAAGTGATAACGGCTGACGACCTCGAAGTTGTTACTGAACGAAAACCATCAGAAAAAGAGATATCTGATCTTCTTTTTGGATGGAAAGTGGTAAAACATGTAAAATCGAATGCCATCGTTTACGCCAAAGATCAGGCCACCTGTGGAATTGGTACTGGCCAGACAAGCCGGGTCGAAAGTTCGGTTATTGCCGTACGAAAAGCTATGAATGAAGATCTCTCTTTGAAAGGAAGTATTATTGCATCTGATGCATTTTTTCCTTTTGCTGATGGTGTCATTGCAGCGGCCCAGTCAGGAGCAACAGCCGTTATTCAACCCGGTGGAAGTGTGAGAGACAAGGAAGTGATTCACGCCGCAAATAAGTATAAAATGGCGATGGTATTTACCGGAATTCGTCATTTTAAACACTGA
- a CDS encoding rod shape-determining protein, with the protein MSNPYTKSKPRKKKNQKKNGLFDFLYTDIAIDLGTANTLVYARGQGIVLNEPSIVALNNRNEPVATGHEARLMHEKTHGNIRTVRPLRDGVIADFEVAEQLIRDMIQKVKMKWYSTTRQMVVCVPSGITEVERRAVRDSAEHAGAKEVYLVDEPMAAAIGIGLDVHEPVGNMIVDIGGGTTEIAVIALSGIVHAQSVRLGGDELNDDIVNYFRRNHNLLIGERTSEKIKCEIGSAAPLDEELEMITKGRDLVNGVPRTRQVTSKDVREAISESVNTIVESITKSLEQTPPELSADILDRGIMLTGGGALLKNLDKLIMETTDLPVHIAEDPLTAVVRGTGEILEDLDFYRTVIT; encoded by the coding sequence ATGTCCAATCCATACACAAAATCAAAGCCTCGGAAGAAAAAAAATCAGAAAAAAAACGGGCTTTTTGATTTTCTTTACACAGACATTGCGATTGACCTTGGAACTGCAAACACTCTTGTTTATGCACGCGGGCAAGGTATTGTTCTGAATGAACCGTCCATCGTTGCATTGAACAATCGTAACGAACCTGTGGCTACCGGCCATGAAGCCCGTCTGATGCACGAAAAGACGCACGGTAACATCAGAACCGTGCGGCCACTTCGCGACGGCGTTATTGCCGATTTTGAAGTTGCCGAGCAGTTGATCAGGGACATGATCCAGAAAGTAAAAATGAAATGGTATTCCACAACCCGACAAATGGTGGTTTGTGTGCCGAGTGGTATTACCGAGGTAGAAAGACGTGCCGTTCGAGATAGCGCTGAACATGCCGGTGCTAAAGAAGTTTACCTTGTGGATGAACCCATGGCCGCTGCAATTGGAATTGGCCTGGACGTTCACGAACCCGTCGGAAATATGATTGTGGATATCGGTGGCGGAACAACGGAAATTGCAGTAATTGCGCTTTCGGGAATTGTACATGCACAATCCGTGCGGCTTGGCGGCGATGAATTGAACGATGATATTGTTAACTACTTCCGGAGAAATCATAATCTTCTGATTGGTGAACGAACATCGGAAAAAATTAAATGCGAAATCGGTTCAGCCGCCCCACTCGATGAAGAGCTGGAGATGATTACAAAAGGCCGCGACCTTGTCAACGGTGTACCCCGAACCCGTCAGGTTACGTCCAAAGATGTGAGAGAAGCTATTTCAGAATCTGTAAATACTATTGTTGAATCCATAACAAAATCTCTTGAGCAAACCCCACCAGAGCTTTCTGCAGATATTCTGGATCGCGGAATTATGCTTACGGGCGGTGGCGCTCTGCTAAAAAATCTCGACAAACTGATTATGGAAACAACCGATCTTCCCGTTCATATTGCCGAAGATCCGCTAACCGCTGTTGTTCGCGGAACAGGTGAAATTCTTGAAGATCTCGACTTTTACAGAACTGTAATTACGTAA
- the mreC gene encoding rod shape-determining protein MreC, with the protein MRRLTGVKDYIITAILLLIAIVLMVNRHEGGLQNLRKASITVLSYLEQPLSNFRIYRQAISTNTYLHQQNILLQDELNRLRSVEEQNRVLRDLLNLREESSYPLIPVQIVAKDLTNINSSITVSAGTNDGVKVGMPVINSDGLIGQVILASGNYSQVLPYSNSMFRVSAQIENNRSYGIVSWPARANKELVLRFIPETVEVEPGQRVYTSGFSNQYPAGIPIGEVTETDTDTGIETQTIYLEAFADLASAAEAFIVQFEPDTTVQNLNEAQEDLF; encoded by the coding sequence ATGCGACGATTAACGGGTGTTAAGGACTACATCATAACCGCTATTCTTCTGTTAATTGCCATTGTTTTGATGGTAAACAGGCATGAGGGTGGTCTTCAGAATCTTCGAAAAGCTTCCATTACCGTTCTCAGTTATCTTGAACAACCTCTTTCCAATTTCCGCATCTATCGCCAGGCTATTTCCACGAATACGTATTTGCATCAGCAGAATATTTTACTGCAGGATGAACTGAATCGTTTGCGCTCGGTTGAAGAACAGAACAGGGTTCTTCGGGATCTGTTGAACTTGCGGGAAGAAAGTTCCTACCCATTAATTCCGGTTCAAATCGTGGCAAAGGATTTGACGAACATCAACAGCTCTATTACGGTAAGTGCCGGTACGAATGACGGAGTAAAAGTTGGAATGCCGGTTATTAACTCTGACGGACTCATCGGCCAGGTGATTCTTGCTTCAGGCAACTATTCTCAAGTACTTCCTTATTCCAATTCGATGTTCAGGGTAAGTGCGCAAATTGAAAATAATCGATCCTACGGAATTGTTTCATGGCCGGCAAGGGCAAATAAAGAACTCGTGCTGAGATTCATTCCGGAAACTGTAGAGGTTGAACCCGGACAAAGGGTTTATACTTCTGGTTTCAGTAACCAGTACCCTGCGGGCATTCCTATTGGGGAAGTTACTGAAACCGATACAGACACAGGAATTGAAACCCAAACCATTTACCTGGAAGCTTTTGCCGATTTGGCTTCAGCCGCCGAAGCTTTTATTGTTCAGTTTGAACCCGATACCACTGTGCAAAATCTTAATGAAGCACAAGAGGATCTGTTTTGA
- the mreD gene encoding rod shape-determining protein MreD, whose product MRSENIRQILFGLGIVGIQTILLKHLEIFGAEADLVLVFLLWICTKRPKTDALLFAAFLGFLQDAMTDLWGLHMFSKILLVFILHAYLNRISKTRFIFWQVFVIILSAAFLHNVIFYGVSLFSGLYTSGAILWSLLLVSPLFTAIVGSFLHLVREDS is encoded by the coding sequence ATGAGGTCTGAAAACATACGACAAATCTTATTCGGTCTTGGAATCGTTGGTATCCAAACCATATTGCTAAAGCATCTTGAAATATTCGGAGCTGAAGCCGATCTCGTGCTTGTTTTTCTTCTTTGGATTTGCACAAAAAGGCCCAAAACCGACGCACTTTTATTTGCCGCTTTTTTAGGTTTTTTACAGGATGCAATGACCGACCTGTGGGGGCTCCATATGTTTTCAAAAATATTGCTGGTCTTCATACTACACGCTTATTTGAATCGTATTTCTAAAACAAGGTTTATTTTTTGGCAGGTGTTTGTGATCATCCTGTCAGCTGCTTTCTTACATAATGTAATTTTTTATGGAGTCAGCCTGTTTTCCGGACTTTATACTTCCGGCGCAATCCTTTGGAGCCTGCTATTGGTAAGCCCGTTATTTACGGCAATTGTGGGCAGTTTTCTACATCTCGTTAGAGAAGATTCATAA